The region CGCCGTGAACGCCCACGACGTCAAGCGCATCGTCGTAGCCGAGCCGCGCCTTGAGGATACAGGCGGAATAGCACAAGACCCCTGCGCTTGCCCCGATCATGATGGCTGACAACGGACCGACGAATCCTGCTGCTGGGGTAATGGCGACGAGTCCGGCGACGGCGCCGCTCGCTGCCCCCAGAACGGTCGGTTTGCCCCTGAAACTCCACTCCGCCGACATCCAGGCCAGAGTCGCTGCGGCCGCCGCGACATGCGTGACGACAAAGGCGCTTGTGGCCAGCTTGTTGGCGGCGACGGCACTCCCTGCGTTAAAGCCGAACCAGCCGAACCAGAGCAGCGCGGCGCCCGTCACCGTCATAGTGAGGTTGTGTGGCGGCATCGGCTCAACCGGATGGCCACGACGTCGGCCGACGATGAGGGCAGCGGCCAGGGCCGACGCACCGGAACTGATATGGACGGCCGTTCCGCCGGCAAAATCCAGCGCTCCCATCGTGCGTAGCCATCCACCGACACCCCAGACCCAGTGTGCGAGTGGGTCATAGATGAACGTCGACCAGAGTAGGGTAAAGAGCAGAAACGAACTGAACTTCATCCGTTCTGCGAAGGCGCCGGTGATAAGGGCGGGCGTGATCGCAGCGAACATCATTTGGTAGACCATATAGGCCTGATGAGGGATGGTCGCCGCGTAGTCTGGGTTGGGGTCCAGTCCTACACCTTGAAGCCCTACCCAGGCGAGGTTCCCGATAAGCCCCCCCGTATCAGGACCGAATGCGAGAGAATATCCGAATAGCGTCCATTGGATGCTGATCAGGGCGAGGGTAATAAAGCTGTGCATGATCGTCCCCAGCGCGTTTTTTCGACGGACGAGGCCGGCATAGAATAGCGCCAGCCCGGGCGCCGTCATCAACAGTACCAATGCCGAAGAAGTGAGCATCCACGCTGTATCCCCGGAGTCGATCTTGGGTGGCGCCGGCGGGGCGGGTGTGGAGACCTCTACGGAAGATTGGTCAGCAACGGCCTGCTGGGCGAGAGACGCGACTGGGGCAAACAGCAGTGCGCCTCCAAGAATCAGCAGGATGACGGCATTCACGACACGTCGTTGTGGCATGGCTGCTCCTTGTTGTGATGTGAGAGAACGTGAGGAACTGGCAACAGTGTTGGACTCGACATTTTTGTAGAACACAACGAAGGTGTACAAGTGAGCAGTTTCCGTGCCAATGCTGGATTATCATTCGTCTTCGCAAGGAAACTCGGAATGTTCAGATAATTCACTGATTACACTTCGACCCATTATTGGG is a window of Candidatus Methylomirabilis tolerans DNA encoding:
- a CDS encoding ammonium transporter; this translates as MDSGDTAWMLTSSALVLLMTAPGLALFYAGLVRRKNALGTIMHSFITLALISIQWTLFGYSLAFGPDTGGLIGNLAWVGLQGVGLDPNPDYAATIPHQAYMVYQMMFAAITPALITGAFAERMKFSSFLLFTLLWSTFIYDPLAHWVWGVGGWLRTMGALDFAGGTAVHISSGASALAAALIVGRRRGHPVEPMPPHNLTMTVTGAALLWFGWFGFNAGSAVAANKLATSAFVVTHVAAAAATLAWMSAEWSFRGKPTVLGAASGAVAGLVAITPAAGFVGPLSAIMIGASAGVLCYSACILKARLGYDDALDVVGVHGVGGTWGALATGLFASKAINPDGPNGLFFGNPGQLGIQAIAVVASMALAFVGTIVLLKIIDALMGLRVNDEEEQIGLDLSQHDETAYIL